AGATTGTCAAGGATTGTGCTAAAGAAGCGTATAAACTTTGTCATGATGAAAAAGCACTTAAAGGTAAATCCACAGAGAGTATTATGGCAGCAGCTATCTTTGTTGGTTGTCGACGTGCTGACGTGGCTAGAACATTTAAGGAAATCCAGTCTATTATTCACGTTAAGACTAAGgagttcttcaagacgTTGAGCATAATGAAGGGAATCTTGAGAGAGAAGAGCGCTGATGGGTTTATTAAGATTGACACGGATAATATGAGTGGTGCGCAGAACTTGACATATATTCCAAGATTCTGCTCTCACTTGGGTCTTCCTATGCAATTAACAACAGCTGCCGAGTATACCGCTAAGAAGTGTaaggaaattgaagaaattgcagGTAAGTCACCAATTACCATTGCTGTGGTTTCGATTTATTTAAACATTTTGCTTTTCAAACTCCCAGTTACTGCAGCTAAGGTAGGTAAAATTCTACAGGTTACCGAAGGTACAATCAAATCGGGTTATAAGATTCTCTATGAACACAGAGAAAAGATTATCGACCCTCAACTGATAGCTACTGGAGCCGTGTCGCTCGATAACTTACCACAGGTTGATAAGGATAGATCAAAAACtgacaagaagaaaaagtaAATAGCTCATTTTATTTGCATACATTGCACTATGATTAATATCGTAAgttcttttttttttaaattTATCATATGTTAGTTTTACACAATTACTGATTACTGTCGAGTTGCTTGTATTATGTTCAGATGTGCAGATGTTCAGATGGCTTCTGCGTAAATTACATTCCCATACCAAATTGCTTGGCCATCTGTTGCATTTGAGGGTCttgcatcatcttcatcatttcGTTCATATCGGGCATACCACCTCCCATCCCTGGGAAGCCACCACCTCCACCGAGCATACTTTGCATGtttttcatcaaacttgGGTTCTGTTTTAGCTTTTGCTGAGCCATTTGCATCATTTGTGGGGTCATCTTGGGCATACCGGGGATATTGGGCATTCCTGGCATTCCTGGCATACCACCACCCTGCTGTGCTGCTTTTGTAGATTGTGCCATCTTTGCCATCATCTGTTGCTGCATTAAGATCATTTCCACTTCGAATACAGATGTTCCTGAACCTCTGGCGACTCTAACCATTCTGCTAGGTTGATCGATGAATATTCTCCCATCAGATTCTAACTCTTCCCTCGTCATAGAATCTAAGACATAAaccatttttttcatcttttttgaAGTTTCCTCTTCTCCTACTTGACTCATCATGTTCCCCATCCCCGGGATCATTTGCGCTATATTCGATAGTGGCCCCATCTTCATGATAGTCTGCatttgtttcttgaaatctaGAAGAGTAAATTTACCTTGCTGAATATTTTCCATGGTTGCCTTCGTGTCTTCCTTATTGGAAACAGTCTGGAACTGCTCGAGTAGACTCTCAATGTCTCCTATACCCAGAAGTTTGGAGACAAAAGATTTCGGTGAGAACTTCTCCAAATCGTGAATATGCTCACCAGTACCGATAAAGATGATAGGAGTATTGGTAGCAGCTACTGCTGAAATGGCACCACCACCTTTTGCATGGCCATCCATCTTGGTCAACAAGATGGCACCAAAATCTGCGGATTCTTTGAACGCTCTCGATTGTTGTTCGGCGGCTTGACCAATGGACGCGTCTAATACCATGATAGTCTGATTAGGCTTGACCACGCTTGAAATTTCGACCATTTCCTGGAATAGTGCTTCCTCCTGGTGATGTCTACCGGAAGTATCCACGATAATTACTTCGaacttttccttcttgaaCTTGGCAACACCTTCTGCAGCTACCTTTACAGGATTTGTCTCAGTATAAGAACCATAGAAGGGTATATTGGCTTTAATAGCATTCTGTTTTAATTGATCAAAGGCACCAGCACGGAAAGTGTCCGCACAGACCAGCCCGACCTTAAATCCTCTTCTGGCGTAATAAACAGCCAATTTGGTACATGATGTTGTCTTACCAGAACCTTGCAAACCGACAAACATAATCACGTtagttttcttcttcttgggtTGGAACGGTTCTCCCGTTTGGCAATCTACAAGATCACATAGTTCATCAAAGACTGCCTTCTGAATCAGCTTTTTCACCTGTCCGTTCGATGTAGATCTACCACTGGCCTTAGAGTCAAGCAATTTGGTTTTTAGATTATTCCTAAGCTTCGAAACCAATTTAATGTTAACATCTGATTCCAGTAGAGCAGTGACGATCGCTTTCAACATGGAATCCACGGTCGTAGCGTAGTCATCTTGCGTATTAGACAGAGCTCCATTGACGGCAGAGTTGATCCGCTTACCCAAATCGGCTAACACCATGTTTGAAGCAAAATCAATCGATAGAGGGCTGAAGACTAGTACTTTAGCCTCACACTCTTTGccgaatttttcaccttccCACAATGAATATTTGACTTAAGCGAGTTCCCGTCATAAGCAACGAATCACCACTAAGTGATCAACTATTGAAGTTTGAATATCTAAGAATCTCAAGTCGTTTAAACTTATTGCCTAGCAACGTTCTAATTGAAGCAGCTATGCTGCAATATGTCACTGTTTTCGATCCCTCTCAAAGCAAGAACGAAGACGATTTGCATAAGCAGCTGCTGCTGTACCACTCGTTCGAGGACTTGGAAGTTTCCCTAAATGATAAATTGGGAAGAATTGGTATGATTCAGGGTATTTGGTCGCTTACTGATTCACTTAGCGATGTTCAATCgagtgaagaaaaaatcattgaaCTTTCTAGAGAGCTTATATTGGTTATCAAAGTTGAATCGCGATTTTTCATTAGTCTATGCATTTCGGTCGAAGATGAGAATGAATCATCTCAGATACCTCATCAACTCTACCTATCACATATGTGGTATTGTTATCAGTTTTTCGCTTTGCAAAATGGCTACTTTAGTAAATTTACAGATGCTAGAGAATTGACTGACTTACTCAATGAGCATGTAGTTTCATTTTGGCAAGATATACTGCTGAAACCTGAGGCCATCATACGACGGGGTCTTGCTGGATTATGGCCCGACTCTTGTAAGATGGCAGAGCTCGAGTTTGAGCATAGTGAAGAGTCATGGGAGTCTCTGATTACTCAGAACATACTGTTAGAGACAGAAAGTTATCTAGGAATCAAAGACGTACTAGTCTACCACCTGCCGAACTTTAATGAAACGAAGGACCAAACAAAGAATCTCAGGTTGGGTTATAAAACATATGGTCTTGTTAGACACTTTTCCAATGACATAGGTATTATTCCACAATTATCGAATTGGATATATCACATGCATGCAGTGTATGGTGAGCTTTCGAGCCATGTTTTAGCCGGAAATGCTCATTATAAGGAAGCGCCACAACAGAATGACAATACAATGGATGGCCCTGAGGAGGGAAGTAATGGTGCGAGTACTAATCAAGAAACCTTGCAGGAACAGGGTAAGGTACTACTACACAATTTGACACTACCTATATCCTTTGCATATGATGCGGTGCATGAGGTTGGGGCCACAACTGGCATCTCTAATAGCATTTCTTTACTCATGGACTACGTCCCCAAATGGGGTACCCTTGGCGGCCAGAACGAGAGGACAAATCATGAACAACTAAGTAAAAGATCACGATATGGGTATTTAATCTCTCCGCTTAGTTCTAAGATGTTGCCCATGAGCTATaaggtgaaaaaaattgtcAGGGAGCAAGAAGATGGCGAATCCAAGAATTATAACTTGCTGTTTTGGTACTACGATGATATTTTAGCGGTCATCGTTTGTGAGCCTACTTTTACGAAAATTTGGGAGTCTCAATACTTGGAAGACCTGAGTTATAAATTATGCAAGGGCATAGCTCAATTCTACAAAACAGCCTTCCAAAGAACTGACGTCAAGCGCCCACAAAAAAGAGAGCCGTTCGCGTATACTACGTACAGCAAGATCAGCAAAGAACTTCGGTCATCCATACCAACCTGGTTTGATGCCAAGACAGAAAGTGACGACGTTTCCCCATTAAGGCTAGTGATCAATGGTGTCGATCAGTTGTTCGGTGGAGGCGCCAACTCTTCTGAAGACGCAGGACCACCAGTTAGTAATAATTGGGGGATCGACATCATGGGAGGTCTATTTGGAATTAACAGGGACAAGATTAACACCACTTCAGCATCGATGAGAGAATACCGCCTGGATAAGAAGTACGATAACTTCCTTGATGGGCTAACGCAGATGAAAACATGGGAACTACAATCACAAATAATacaattcttgatgagtttgaaaagCTCGGCCAAGGCTGCCGATATTACGG
The window above is part of the Torulaspora delbrueckii CBS 1146 chromosome 3, complete genome genome. Proteins encoded here:
- the SUA7 gene encoding transcription factor TFIIB (similar to Saccharomyces cerevisiae SUA7 (YPR086W); ancestral locus Anc_3.394) — translated: MSAPASVLARERNSKRGPNLNIVLTCPECKVYPPKVAERFSEGDIVCALCGLVLSDKLVDTRSEWRTFSNDDQNGDDPSRVGEASNPLLDGNSLSTRIGQGEGGDLRATRDLNRAQGKNVMDKKDNELQGVFAKITMLCDAAELPKIVKDCAKEAYKLCHDEKALKGKSTESIMAAAIFVGCRRADVARTFKEIQSIIHVKTKEFFKTLSIMKGILREKSADGFIKIDTDNMSGAQNLTYIPRFCSHLGLPMQLTTAAEYTAKKCKEIEEIAGKSPITIAVVSIYLNILLFKLPVTAAKVGKILQVTEGTIKSGYKILYEHREKIIDPQLIATGAVSLDNLPQVDKDRSKTDKKKK
- the CCZ1 gene encoding Ccz1p (similar to Saccharomyces cerevisiae CCZ1 (YBR131W); ancestral locus Anc_3.396) produces the protein MLQYVTVFDPSQSKNEDDLHKQLLLYHSFEDLEVSLNDKLGRIGMIQGIWSLTDSLSDVQSSEEKIIELSRELILVIKVESRFFISLCISVEDENESSQIPHQLYLSHMWYCYQFFALQNGYFSKFTDARELTDLLNEHVVSFWQDILLKPEAIIRRGLAGLWPDSCKMAELEFEHSEESWESLITQNILLETESYLGIKDVLVYHLPNFNETKDQTKNLRLGYKTYGLVRHFSNDIGIIPQLSNWIYHMHAVYGELSSHVLAGNAHYKEAPQQNDNTMDGPEEGSNGASTNQETLQEQGKVLLHNLTLPISFAYDAVHEVGATTGISNSISLLMDYVPKWGTLGGQNERTNHEQLSKRSRYGYLISPLSSKMLPMSYKVKKIVREQEDGESKNYNLLFWYYDDILAVIVCEPTFTKIWESQYLEDLSYKLCKGIAQFYKTAFQRTDVKRPQKREPFAYTTYSKISKELRSSIPTWFDAKTESDDVSPLRLVINGVDQLFGGGANSSEDAGPPVSNNWGIDIMGGLFGINRDKINTTSASMREYRLDKKYDNFLDGLTQMKTWELQSQIIQFLMSLKSSAKAADITEERLLKLNNGLLCYIRDDENEIAIVIKNWFENEDELSSKSLLLNLSKDPLQIS
- the SRP54 gene encoding RNA-binding signal recognition particle subunit SRP54 (similar to Saccharomyces cerevisiae SRP54 (YPR088C); ancestral locus Anc_3.395), producing the protein MVLADLGKRINSAVNGALSNTQDDYATTVDSMLKAIVTALLESDVNIKLVSKLRNNLKTKLLDSKASGRSTSNGQVKKLIQKAVFDELCDLVDCQTGEPFQPKKKKTNVIMFVGLQGSGKTTSCTKLAVYYARRGFKVGLVCADTFRAGAFDQLKQNAIKANIPFYGSYTETNPVKVAAEGVAKFKKEKFEVIIVDTSGRHHQEEALFQEMVEISSVVKPNQTIMVLDASIGQAAEQQSRAFKESADFGAILLTKMDGHAKGGGAISAVAATNTPIIFIGTGEHIHDLEKFSPKSFVSKLLGIGDIESLLEQFQTVSNKEDTKATMENIQQGKFTLLDFKKQMQTIMKMGPLSNIAQMIPGMGNMMSQVGEEETSKKMKKMVYVLDSMTREELESDGRIFIDQPSRMVRVARGSGTSVFEVEMILMQQQMMAKMAQSTKAAQQGGGMPGMPGMPNIPGMPKMTPQMMQMAQQKLKQNPSLMKNMQSMLGGGGGFPGMGGGMPDMNEMMKMMQDPQMQQMAKQFGMGM